ACGACGGTGAAGCTCCGGATGCTCGACCTGGGCGACGAGCTGCCGAAGCTGCGGCAGGCGTACCCGGTGTACGGCTCGGCGACGCTGCCCGCGTCGGCGTACCGGCTGGGCGGCGGCCCGGTCGTCACGCTGGTCGTGCGCAACTTCCTGCTGGTCAACGACACGATGTCGGAGGAGGTGGCAGAAGCCCTGGTCAAAGGCCTGTTCCAGGCGCAGTCATCCCTCGTCGCGGCGAGCCCCGTGGCGAGGTCGATAGAGGTCAGGTCGGCGATCGAGACAACCCCGGTGGAGCTGCACCCGGGGGCCGCGCGGTACTACCGGGACGCAAAGATCTAGGTAGTCGCAGTTCCCTGAATCTCTGGCTACTCAGGCAGCCGGAAACTCGACCACCACCCGCAACCCACCCGCCTCCGGCAACTCCAACCGCACCGACCCGTCCACCCGATCCACGATCTGCCGCACCAACGCCAGCCCCAACCCGGACCCCTGCACGTTCTGGTGCGCCGGACTGCGCCAGAACCGGTCGGTGGCCCGCTCCAACTCGTCCGGCGCCAACCCCGGCCCCTCGTCCTGCACCGACAGCCGCACCACACCATCCCGCCGCCGCACGTCGACGTGCACCATCGTCCCGTCCGACGTGAACTTCAGCGCGTTGTCCAGCAACGCGTCCAACACCGTCTCGACACCACGCGGCGGCACAAGGGCCCGTCCACCCGGCTCCCCGTCCAGCACCAGGTGCACCCCACGCGCCGCGGCAGCGGGCTGCCAAGCCGTCAACCGCCCGGCCACCGCCCGGTCCACGTCCACCGGCACCGGATCGACCGACTGCGCCCCCGCCCGCGCCATGGACAGCAGCTCGTCCAGGATCCGGTTCAACCGGTTGGTCTCGTCCAGCGCGGCGGCCTGGTGCGCGATCCCCTCGCCCACCACGTGGTCCTCCAAATTGGACAGACGCAGCTTCAACGCGGTCAACGGGTTGCGCAGCTGGTGCGAGGCGTCCGCGACGAACGCCCGTTGGGCGGCCAGAACATCGCTCACGTTCGCCGCCATCTGGTCGAACGACCGGGACAGCTGCCGCAGTTCCGGCGGACCGTCGGACGAGCCGACCGGCTGCACGGGCTGACCGGACACCACCGCCGCCAACAGCCGCCCGGTCGCGTCGTCCAGCCGCCGCACGGGCCGCAACGTCCACCGGACCAGCGGCAACGCCACGAACACGCCGAGCACCAGCACCAGCAGGCTCGACCCGAGCAGCACCGACCACCACACCACGATCTCGACCCGGGTCTTCGACGTCGGCGACATCGTCACCACCGCGCCCCGGACCTCGCCCGCCTCCAGCACCGGCTCGGCCAGCACCAGCTCGGTCGACTCCCACGGCATGACGAGCGCGGGCGCGACCGGCTGCCGACCGGCCAGCGCGCCCCGCACCAGGTCGGCCACCTCGGGTGAGGACACGTCCACGTCGTCCGAGGACGCCGCCACCACCTGCCCGTCCCGGCCCAGCAACGCCACCCGGACCCCGTACAGCTCGTGGTACCGGCGCAGCTCCGCTTCCAGCACCTCGGGCTGGTCGTCGATGAACGGCCGCTGCGCCACCGACGCGAATCGGTTGGTGTCGGTGAGCCGGTCCAGGAACAACTCCTGCTGCTCGGTCTGCGCCACCCCGCGGCCCAGCGGCACGCCCATGCCGACCAGCACGAGCACGACCAGCGTCAACACGATGCCCAGCAGCCGCGACCGCACTCAGCCCCCGCTCAACCGGTACCCGACCCCGCGCACCGTCTCCAACAAAGAAGGACGCCCGAGCTTCGTCCGCAGCGTCGCCACGTGCACGTCCAGGGTCCGGTTGGCTCCCGCCCAGGTGCGTCCCCACACCTCCGCCAGGATGCGCTCCCGGGTGCACACCGCGCCACCCGCCGCCATGACCAGCGCCAACACCTGGAACTCCTTGCGCGACAACGCCACAGGTTCACCCGCGACGGTGACCTCGTGCCGGCCGAGGTCCACCCGCACGTCGGACACCTCGAACACCTCGGTGCCGGTGCCGCCGAGCCCGACCGGGTCGCCGCGCCGCCGCCGCACCGCGTGCACCCGGGCCACCAGCTCCCCCACGTCATAGGGCTTGACCAGGTAGTCGTCCGCGCCGGCGTGCAGGCCGAGGATCCGGTCGTCGATCTCGCCGCGGGCCGACACGACGATGATCGCGACGTCACTCGCCGCACGGATGTGGCGGCAGAGCGTGACACCGTCCACATCTGGCAGCCCGAGATCGAGCAACACCACGTCGATCCCGGCCAACCGATCGAGCGTCCCCCGTCCGGTGGCCTGACGGTCTACCGTGAACCCGCGCCGCGTCAACGCCGGTACCAGCGCTTCTGCGACGCGGTCGTCGTCCTCGACCAACAGCACCCGCACCGTGGAGCCTCCCCGATAAGTGTCGCCACCCTGTGACAGAGTTGAGACCCTAAGTCTTGCTCAAC
This is a stretch of genomic DNA from Saccharothrix ecbatanensis. It encodes these proteins:
- a CDS encoding sensor histidine kinase codes for the protein MRSRLLGIVLTLVVLVLVGMGVPLGRGVAQTEQQELFLDRLTDTNRFASVAQRPFIDDQPEVLEAELRRYHELYGVRVALLGRDGQVVAASSDDVDVSSPEVADLVRGALAGRQPVAPALVMPWESTELVLAEPVLEAGEVRGAVVTMSPTSKTRVEIVVWWSVLLGSSLLVLVLGVFVALPLVRWTLRPVRRLDDATGRLLAAVVSGQPVQPVGSSDGPPELRQLSRSFDQMAANVSDVLAAQRAFVADASHQLRNPLTALKLRLSNLEDHVVGEGIAHQAAALDETNRLNRILDELLSMARAGAQSVDPVPVDVDRAVAGRLTAWQPAAAARGVHLVLDGEPGGRALVPPRGVETVLDALLDNALKFTSDGTMVHVDVRRRDGVVRLSVQDEGPGLAPDELERATDRFWRSPAHQNVQGSGLGLALVRQIVDRVDGSVRLELPEAGGLRVVVEFPAA
- a CDS encoding response regulator transcription factor, encoding MRVLLVEDDDRVAEALVPALTRRGFTVDRQATGRGTLDRLAGIDVVLLDLGLPDVDGVTLCRHIRAASDVAIIVVSARGEIDDRILGLHAGADDYLVKPYDVGELVARVHAVRRRRGDPVGLGGTGTEVFEVSDVRVDLGRHEVTVAGEPVALSRKEFQVLALVMAAGGAVCTRERILAEVWGRTWAGANRTLDVHVATLRTKLGRPSLLETVRGVGYRLSGG